Proteins from one Plasmodium cynomolgi strain B DNA, chromosome 10, whole genome shotgun sequence genomic window:
- a CDS encoding ubiquitin carboxyl-terminal hydrolase 2 (putative), with protein MDSPLTSNSPSKNLTLDKIQILNLFKLFDNLPFDPKSENETWHIVNKEFIDSLRNYEEGKASRYHTLINNKIFVEDPSNVTTRTRLLKDYENGNGVNFLLYPEKAIEVLEKHFHINLKIPRAVYPYKIPKRERIIYKVDIQPLKVVVYSKNPNEFSSPSKMKIVVLRNDTVEDVLKEIVTDFDPASFKKNLFYAEEMSGKREYNWERLYLHDSTEYPLKKKMHEYDIDERTCLLITSERADIKCLTNESDYGYTRRESSFRRSEKEEDCMRGYSSGRTGGYGSSSSTAHAQGYTQGYTQGCTQGYTQGQTQGHSHESMVKQISYIFQHGGDRGLINLGNTCFLNSSLQCLAKIKKFSNYFLSGTFWNHINYSNPVGQHGRLAKAYYETLIELWKIDKRSEPYAPKALKQAISEKRDEFYGYQQHDSQELLAFLLDGLHEDLNLIQKKPYYEEKLQGGLDKPDIDVAEASWNRHKEINNSIIVDLFQGQYRSRLQCPKCKKVSIAFDPFMYLSIPLPPKKNHRIWFHVILNRDAPIGMRFSCAFNGSQEVLKLKIFFLTIIKNLKVKRKNILLHNKCIIKNSKESSPHEGRNNHINTTTSSSSSSSCGGGGNSSSNNAFNFHSKYMDDKNEFYEDNEDNCTNADIANYVRAIKNKSKITSTLKEQEICTVHESICAMCNIQSIDELEINNLSFLYTKFKNLACNQFFQVLNNSDFVTEPHTRNGKGISHIFVFILPKLCSHLIDKNLDVKVGDECLEVLTNSTVTTNNTSLKDEEVHNGIINNSGSNNGGSNNSGSNNSGSNNSGSSSNNNSSNNNGGSVEKKALKGKNNHSSKIVKKRKGVLDSSNSNGSPVRKGEKTHPSGAEEDEDDEVTPVTSAPAGANGNTRGNANSNAADPHDEAMEESNDINMQETSSETPLNDSNGMSKNRTNCEQHISYSELFRDRILFTQDTDNLHDKYFSLLIVPLCKDEQLFYKMKNNDLPLLFNVPFNFTVNDLYGKVENAYRKNTGGSRPPRGTTPTSTSNVQSNQGDHTDRYEQLCIHNGNAKSGGDDESAKKDNISSSDVTNSKVITSEYDGGLEDKGGLNKVDGGEEYNSKFTLYLPCYNLKEEWTPKENLGLELKRDETYLADYIKNSEEKRLIIIHLDSVAIDYELSLDIKTITFVDLEERYGIDTCLKLFSEEEHLDENNTWYCGNCKLHVQAYKKLDLFRMPIILILHLKRFNNTNRWLRTKIDSYVYYPHKENEHLNMSPYILEDGLKHMTKMDPHYSPLYELIGVNCHTGGLCGGHYFAYVKLNGQWYNFNDTFVTTIDESQVNTKNAYLLFYQLHTHKNETFTGVAEQRNLAEEEAIRMANASYYN; from the exons atggaTTCCCCACTCACGTCCAATTCGCCCAGCAAAAACTTAACCCTTGATAAGATCCAAATTTTGAATTTGTTTAAGCTGTTTGATAACCTGCCCTTCGACCCAAAGAGCGAAAATGAGACATG GCACATCGTGAACAAAGAATTCATAGACAGCCTGAGGAACTACGAAGAAGGGAAGGCCAGTCGGTACCACACTCTGATCaacaacaaaatatttgtagAGGATCCAAGTAACGTCACCACGAGGACGAGGCTCCTCAAGGATtacgaaaatggaaatggAGTCAACTTCCTCCTCTACCCAGAGAAGGCCATAGAGGTGTTGGAAAagcattttcatattaacCTAAAAATTCCCAGGGCAGTTTACCCCTATAAGATTCCCAAGAGGGAGAGGATAATATACAAAGTAGACATCCAGCCTCTCAAAGTTGTGGTGTACTCGAAGAACCCGAACGAGTTTAGCAGCCCCTCCAAGATGAAGATCGTCGTCCTGCGCAACGACACGGTGGAGGACGTGCTCAAGGAG ATCGTGACCGACTTCGACCCCGCAAGCTTCAAGAAGAACCTATTCTACGCAGAAGAGATGAGCGGCAAAAGGGAATACAATTGGGAGCGGCTGTACCTGCACGATTCGACGGAGTACCCCCTGAAGAAAAAGATGCACGAATATGACATTGATGAGAGGACCTGTTTGTTAATAACAAGTGAGAGAGCGGATATAAAGTGCCTGACGAATGAGAGTGACTATGGGTATACGAGGCGGGAATCGAGTTTTAGGAGGTccgagaaggaggaggattGTATGAGGGGGTACTCCAGCGGACGCACAGGAGGGTACggtagcagtagtagtacTGCCCACGCACAGGGGTACACACAGGGATACACACAGGGATGTACACAGGGATATACACAAGGACAAACACAGGGACACTCCCACGAAAGCATGGTCAAGCAAATAAGCTACATATTCCAGCACGGGGGGGACCGAGGCCTGATCAACCTGGGGAACACCTGCTTCTTGAACTCCTCCCTGCAGTGTCTAGccaagataaaaaaattttccaactATTTCTTAAGTGGAACTTTTTGGAATCACATAAATTACTCAAATCCAGTGGGTCAACATGGACGGTTAGCCAAAGCCTACTACGAAACCCTGATTGAGCTTTGGAAAATAGATAAGAGAAGTGAACCCTATGCACCCAAGGCATTAAAACAAGCTATAAGTGAAAAAAGAGATGAATTCTACGGATACCAACAACACGATTCACAAGAATTGTTAGCCTTCCTTCTAGATGGGCTACATGAAGATCTGaatttaatacaaaaaaagcCATACTATGAAGAGAAACTACAAGGAGGGTTAGACAAACCAGATATTGATGTTGCAGAAGCTTCCTGGAATAGAcacaaagaaataaataattctatTATTGTGGATCTATTTCAGGGACAATACAGATCTCGTTTACAATGTCCTAAGTGTAAAAAAGTTAGCATAGCATTTGATCCTTTTATGTATCTATCGATCCCATTGCCACCTAAAAAGAATCACCGAATTTGGTTTCATGTTATCCTAAATAGAGATGCCCCCATAGGCATGAGATTCTCCTGCGCCTTTAATGGATCACAAGAGGTCCTAAAATTGAAAATCTTCTTTCTCaccataataaaaaatttaaaagtgaaaagaaaaaatattctactacataataaatgtataattaaaaatagcaaagaGTCCTCTCCTcatgaaggaagaaataatcaTATCAATACAACTACATccagtagtagtagtagcagttGTGGTGGTGGAGGAAACAGCAGTAGTAATAATGCCTTTAATTTCCATTCTAAATATAtggatgataaaaatgaattttatgaagATAATGAGGACAACTGCACCAATGCAGATATTGCAAATTACGTGAGggccataaaaaataaaagtaaaataaccAGCACATTGAAGGAACAAGAAATCTGCACCGTCCATGAGAGCATCTGTGCCATGTGTAATATACAATCGATAGACGAACTAGAGATTAACAACTTGAGCTTCCTCTATACCAAGTTTAAAAATCTTGCTTgtaatcaattttttcaagtttTAAATAACTCTGATTTTGTCACCGAACCGCACacaagaaatggaaaaggaatcagccacatttttgttttcatcctCCCCAAGTTATGTTCCCACCTTATagataaaaatttggacGTCAAAGTTGGGGATGAATGCTTGGAGGTGCTTACCAACTCGACGGTCACCACCAACAACACCAGCCTCAAGGATGAAGAGGTGCACAACGGCATTATCAATAATAGCGGCAGCAATAATGGCGGTAGTAATAATAGCGGTAGCAACAATAGCGGTAGCAATAATAGCGgtagcagcagcaacaacaacagcagtAACAACAATGGCGGTAGCGTGGAGAAGAAAGCGCTCAAGGGGAAGAACAACCACTCCAGCAAAATCGTTAAGAAGAGGAAGGGTGTGCTGGACTCCTCCAACAGCAACGGTAGCCCTGTTCgcaagggagaaaaaacgcaCCCCTCCGGGGCCGAGGAAGATGAAGACGATGAGGTCACTCCCGTGACATCAGCCCCAGCGGGAGCGAATGGAAACACTCGCGGAAATGCTAACAGCAACGCAGCAGACCCCCACGACGAAGCTATGGAAGAGTCAAACGATATTAACATGCAGGAGACCTCCTCAGAAACTCCCCTAAATGATTCCAATGGAATGAGCAAGAACAGAACCAACTGCGAGCAACACATTTCTTACAGTGAACTTTTTAGAGATCGAATTCTGTTCACACAAGATACAGATAATCTGCATGACAAGTACTTCTCCCTCCTCATAGTACCTCTGTGCAAAGATGAGCAACTTTtctacaaaatgaaaaataatgatttaCCTCTCCTGTTTAATGTCCCCTTCAATTTTACTGTCAATGACCTGTACGGCAAGGTGGAAAATGCCTACCGGAAGAACACCGGGGGGAGTAGACCACCCAGGGGAACCACCCCTACCTCTACTTCCAATGTGCAGAGCAACCAAGGTGATCACACTGATCGGTATGAACAACTGTGCATACATAACGGGAATGCAAAAAGTGGTGGAGATGATGAAAGTGCGAAGAAGGATAACATATCTAGTAGCGATGTGACGAATAGTAAGGTTATCACAAGTGAGTACGACGGGGGGTTGGAGGATAAGGGAGGTCTAAACAAGGTTGACGGAGGGGAGGAGTACAACAGCAAGTTCACTCTCTACCTGCCGTGCTATAACCTGAAGGAGGAGTGGACTCCCAAGGAGAACCTAGGACTCGAACTCAAAAGAGACGAAACCTACCTTGCagattacataaaaaattcagaagAAAAGCGACTCATAATTATACACCTTGACAGCGTTGCCATAGATTATGAGTTGTCCCTTGACATAAAAACGATAACATTTGTGGACTTAGAGGAACGCTATGGAATTGACACATgtttgaaattattttccgaGGAGGAGCACCTGGACGAGAACAACACGTGGTACTGTGGAAATTGCAAGCTGCACGTACAAGCTTACAAAAAGTTGGACCTATTCCGAATGCCAATTATTCTCATTCTTCACTTAAAAAGATTCAACAACACGAATAGGTGGCTAAGGACAAAAATCGATTCGTATGTTTACTACCCCCATAAAGAAAATGAGCATTTGAATATGTCACCATACATCCTGGAGGATGGTTTAAAGCACATGACAAAGATGGACCCTCATTACTCTCCTTTGTATGAGTTAATTGGAGTGAACTGTCACACGGGTGGCCTCTGTGGGGGGCACTACTTTGCGTATGTGAAGCTCAACGGTCAGTGGTATAACTTCAACGATACCTTTGTGACCACCATTGACGAGTCGCAGGTCAACACCAAGAATGCGTACTTGCTGTTTTACCAGCTGCATACGCACAAGAACGAGACGTTCACGGGCGTGGCGGAGCAGAGGAACTTGGCAGAGGAGGAGGCCATTCGCATGGCCAACGCGAGCTACTACAACTAG
- a CDS encoding transcription factor with AP2 domain(s) (putative), whose amino-acid sequence MERKMERKMERKTEKKTEKKTERKTERKMERKTERKTERKMERKTERKMERKTERKWRGNGEENGEENGEENGEGSELSSPLREKSTRKRKKNDEEELRNDSKDKKFLFREREQNNVDMSSDYHHLYEETHKDMPEECLHMSDGEKKGPGGCSVRRTSNSSGSGGANGNGNSSSNSGNVACSSGETLPSNVALNSCGEKDVEKYANQERTSPQEGGQTYDMHDETLAAAKKVVRRVGRKSKNGASKSGESNSDAKGRARIGLRPSDGCDFDATAECAADEDHMDDPSCDVSRDANREANRDDSKHNGEEEQSNGNCRGRAKHGSTNETYARRPLRNAAKKCIHLWSEELKKKSEKHNAALERSKNMSDQRKEERALRRKEKVIKNGSKVIPRGGLAKGYGGRGWARGEAKREIKFAQDDANGNDPAEEEEGEEAEYEQEEEGEEGVEGEEEGAGGANGKAYCEEAQEGHEAQEGQEAQEGQEAQEGHEAAHRRARGRPAQRTGSHTDPKVRERNQGNEAYGSGEIKSDQLANDTNERGTKGGRKKNHFTSLGQEQENIPILFNDSMDEREMFKYLDLLRHLPSKKGGAQYKLHKAILTEEMVRRAKKFPLVQGVYFDRYQQRWSVNWNEDGKRVAKYFPIKLFGFDYARRLAIYCKNYQKIPEEALIFEQAYRASQQSNKHRNDHSESVSGGAAGGVSVGMSEIGSGNGSGNVSMNGSINGGGGKVRRGGPKKGYKKRGLRKQDNSNEDKSSSGYGKRRKNINIYQSGEGCSTMNEGPGNNGGGNRGPGQIPSASNYPLCSNYSGSANSGVSSCVSSGVSSGVSNGVSSCVSSGPHSNEKRDSSYRSDGGAKEMERSGHPKVAPYFLGDSPPGSQGVAEKYAGGFNRPHSQHSQNNQHSQHNLHSIWGGLGNMNAPSAANDGDLAKQYVQGYLFEGDSLLCDFQDGRNGKHGHPSSGHPGSGHPSSDLLSSVLPSGAPFGSTPNKPGEGSNGVNPNTGHVKEEQKKITGIDASADRTDVESMMLMRQRMIMLEQGRAANGNMYMPFGSATMGYPIAHSSNEMRRFGSGETHFDEEKKSSCMYNMVGSVGGVSIGHLLPMSSHFNHSSDVIHGIESHKELSSNTLPHMMMVEKSTVEGTSSFKSSASHISSSSSCYRNMEMYLSSNGPFHDMGDSHRWRKGDAAEEAVAAEEAEAADAAGIADIAHAEDVAQAAEDARASDYNDKRGNYFTTNLEGKKREAPTTIQGGHEDKVSISRANLMANRGDANSDRCYLHEGRGPSRVKEQPEEGEEEEEEKEEADDGDDDDAEDEDEAVNPHKYAPRGRGIAPNVDPSMERHIIGHAVSNIMPNEENIHKGITHLNSADGLPQVEGDDAGRSVCPHDVVRSTVDGDQKEAQIENDGSKLEDILNINKYSEIVNRLDNYNLISRMSQVGVKVERGVIPLGGLNFKRENTEGASKDSIREGEANQGGEANQGEEANQGEEGTMGEEGMMGEEGTVGEVPSGGVAPNADIIRQGEVCNGGDLPQENNPDDINSRIVGVHYDRKQYRWKATWYTSHGRRCAKYYPIKQYGYLEAKKMAIECRRAYNAYKKLKKGPENGTEEGELNFDSIIFPKEYYITLFENDEKKDGYFWNPKKNKKTGKKNPFLDNNEKQRRHYNEALKKITNIKYKDLSQLDEFIVRKNDGEASTYASMAMGMDPSESSHVLFAPAQHQQLEEEDYSGAQLETAGMGAYQSGTRHSGSYKGGSFKAAPPPPLAMTTPTADSTAPGAVRTVDNATPPILENEQNEEWSTLQGVYNQGGIFQDNCCNVMNGEGQHMTSNECSANVASNACPVHVPANSCSAQNVSSLLSLYYLSENILKFQKGTIKCILQDLRDNCLSNLAYDIKNITFQEYYMAIHYLNRYVEDSNCYDDIFFLLKILAKNLEIRKIPSLYNEEEQKELLNSLTVITKQMKSGYSYFTPDTVKSASEGGEAAPGMTPSDRFSSVIFQ is encoded by the exons atggagaggaaaatggagaggaaaatggagaggaaaacGGAGAAGAAAACGGAGAAGAAAACGGAGAGGAAAACGGAGAggaaaatggagaggaaaacGGAGAGGAAAACGGAGAggaaaatggagaggaaaacGGAGAggaaaatggagaggaaaacGGAGAGGAAATGGAGAGGAAACGGAGAGGAAAACGGAGAggaaaatggagaggaaaacGGAGAGGGGTCTGAACTGTCAAGTCCCCTTAGGGAAAAAAGCAcaagaaagaggaaaaagaacgACGAAGAAGAACTACGTAATGATtctaaagataaaaaatttttgttccgAGAGAGGGAGCAAAATAATGTGGACATGAGTAGCGACTATCATCACCTGTATGAGGAGACTCACAAGGACATGCCTGAGGAGTGTCTGCACATGAGCgatggggagaagaagggcCCCGGCGGGTGCAGCGTTCGAAGGACGAGCAACAGCAGCGGTAGCGGTGGCGCCAACGGAAAcggcaacagcagcagcaacagcgGCAACGTGGCTTGCTCCAGTGGAGAGACGCTTCCGTCGAACGTGGCCTTGAACAGCTGTGGAGAGAAAGACGTGGAAAAGTATGCCAACCAGGAGCGAACCTCACCACAGGAGGGGGGGCAAACATATGATATGCACGACGAGACGCTTGCAGCGGCCAAAAAGGTGGTTAGACGGGTAGGAAGGAAGAGTAAAAATGGTGCCAGTAAGTCTGGAGAGTCGAACAGTGATGCGAAGGGGAGGGCACGAATCGGTTTGAGGCCCTCTGATGGGTGTGACTTCGATGCCACAGCAGAGTGCGCAGCGGACGAAGACCACATGGATGACCCGAGCTGTGATGTGAGCCGTGATGCGAATCGTGAGGCGAACCGTGATGATTCGAAACATAACGGAGAAGAGGAACAGTCAAATGGCAACTGCCGAGGAAGGGCAAAGCATGGAAGTACGAATGAGACCTACGCGAGGAGGCCCCTCAGAAATGCTGCCAAGAAATGCATTCACCTATGGTCGGAggagttaaagaaaaaaagcgaaaagcaTAATGCCGCACTGGAGAGGAGTAAAAATATGAGCGACCAAAGAAAGGAAGAGAGGGCCCTTCGGAGAAAAGAGaaggtaataaaaaatggatctAAGGTAATCCCCAGGGGAGGATTGGCGAAAGGATATGGTGGTAGAGGTTGGGCCAGAGGGGAAGCCAAAAGGGAGATAAAGTTTGCCCAGGATGATGCGAACGGGAATGATCCTgcggaggaagaggagggggaagaagcagagtatgagcaggaggaggaaggagaagaaggagtcgagggagaggaagaaggcgCCGGAGGAGCGAACGGCAAAGCGTACTGTGAAGAAGCACAGGAAGGACATGAAGCACAGGAAGGGCAGGAAGCACAGGAAGGACAGGAAGCACAGGAAGGACATGAAGCCGCTCACCGACGGGCAAGGGGACGACCAGCCCAACGAACAGGAAGCCACACCGATCCGAAGGTACGAGAAAGGAACCAAGGAAATGAAGCTTACGGGAGTGGTGAAATAAAGTCCGACCAACTAGCCAATGATACAAACGAAAGAGgaacaaaaggaggaaggaaaaaaaatcacttcACATCGTTAGGACAGGAACAGGAAAATATTCCAATTCTTTTCAATGACTCAATGGATGAAAGGGAAATGTTCAAATATCTCGACCTGTTGCGACACTTGCCAAGCAAGAAGGGAGGTGCACAATACAAATTGCATAAGGCTATATTAACAGAGGAGATGGTTAggagggcaaaaaaattcccacTTGTGCAGGGAGTATACTTCGATAGGTACCAACAGAGATGGAGTGTCAATTGGAATGAGGATGGAAAGAGAGTGGCGAAGTATTTCcctattaaattatttgggTTCGACTATGCACGAAGGTTGGCCATTTATTGTAAAAACTATCAGAAGATCCCTGAGGAGGCACTCATATTTGAGCAGGCCTACCGGGCAAGCCAACAGAGCAACAAACACAGGAATGATCATTCGGAGAGTGTCAGTGGGGGGGCTGCAGGGGGTGTTAGCGTTGGGATGAGCGAGATTGGGAGTGGAAACGGGAGCGGGAATGTCAGTATGAATGGCAGCATCAacggagggggaggaaaagtCAGACGAGGAGGACCGAAGAAAGGTTACAAAAAGAGGGGACTTCGAAAGCAGGACAATTCTAATGAAGACAAGTCGAGCAGCGGCTATgggaagaggagaaaaaatattaacatctATCAAAGTGGGGAGGGGTGCAGCACAATGAATGAAGGTCCGGGGAACAACGGAGGCGGCAACCGTGGCCCAGGACAGATCCCCTCAGCGAGTAACTATCCCCTGTGTAGCAATTACTCCGGCAGTGCCAATAGCGGTGTCAGCAGCTGTGTTAGCAGCGGTGTTAGCAGCGGCGTCAGCAACGGTGTCAGCAGCTGTGTTAGCAGCGGTCCCCATAGCAATGAGAAAAGGGACTCCAGTTACAGAAGCGACGGCGGCGCGAAGGAGATGGAGCGCAGCGGCCATCCCAAGGTGGCTCCCTACTTTCTCGGTGACAGCCCGCCCGGTTCGCAAGGCGTCGCGGAGAAGTACGCCGGCGGGTTCAACCGCCCGCACAGCCAGCACAGCCAGAACAACCAGCACAGTCAGCACAACCTGCATAGCATCTGGGGAGGCCTCGGAAACATGAACGCACCCTCCGCAGCGAACGATGGTGATCTGGCCAAGCAATACGTACAGGGGTACCTTTTCGAGGGCGACTCCCTCCTGTGCGACTTCCAAGATGGCAGGAACGGCAAGCACGGCCATCCGAGCAGCGGCCATCCAGGTAGCGGCCACCCCAGTAGTGATCTTCTGAGTAGTGTCCTCCCGAGTGGGGCCCCTTTTGGCAGTACCCCGAACAAACCAGGTGAAGGGTCGAATGGTGTGAACCCCAACACGGGCCACGTGAAGGAAGAACAGAAGAAAATCACAGGTATCGATGCTAGTGCTGATCGAACAGACGTGGAGAGCATGATGCTCATGAGACAGAGGATGATAATGCTTGAGCAGGGAAGAGCAGCGAATggaaatatgtacatgccTTTTGGAAGTGCCACCATGGGATACCCCATTGCACACTCCAGTAACGAAATGAGACGCTTCGGAAGCGGAGAGACCCATTttgatgaggagaaaaagagcaGCTGTATGTATAACATGGTTGGTAGCGTAGGTGGTGTAAGCATTGGCCATCTGTTACCCATGTCATCCCATTTTAATCACTCCAGTGATGTAATCCATGGGATTGAAAGTCATAAAGAATTGAGTAGCAATACCTTGCCTCACATGATGATGGTGGAGAAATCGACTgtagaag GGACATCTTCCTTTAAATCATCCGCCTCGCACAtttcgtcctcctcgtcatGCTATAGAAATATGGAAATGTATTTATCCTCCAATGGGCCTTTCCATGACATGGGGGACTCGCACCGATGGAGGAAAGGAGACGCAGCGGAGGAAGCGGTGGCAGCGGAGGAAGCGGAGGCAGCGGACGCAGCAGGCATAGCAGACATAGCACACGCAGAAGACGTAGCACAGGCAGCAGAGGACGCACGTGCTTCCGATTACAATGATAAGAGGGGTAATTATTTTACGACGAACctggagggaaaaaagagagaggCGCCAACAACCATTCAGGGGGGTCACGAAGATAAGGTCAGTATCAGCAGGGCCAATTTGATGGCAAACAGGGGTGATGCCAATAGTGACAGGTGCTACCTGCATGAGGGTAGAGGACCATCTAGAGTGAAAGAACAACccgaggagggggaggaggaagaggaagaaaaagaagaagctgaTGATGGTGATGATGACGACGCCGAAGACGAAGACGAAGCAGTTAACCCCCATAAGTACGCTCCAAGAGGGAGAGGCATAGCCCCGAATGTGGACCCGTCGATGGAAAGACACATAATTGGACATGCAGTTAGTAATATAATGCCAAACGAGGAGAACATCCACAAGGGGATAACCCATTTGAACTCTGCTGATGGTTTGCCTCAGGTCGAGGGCGACGACGCAGGAAGAAGCGTATGTCCCCACGATGTAGTCAGGAGCACAGTGGATGGAGACCAGAAAGAAGCACAGATCGAGAATGACGGCAGCAAATTGGAAGATATACTTAACATAAACAAGTACAGCGAGATAGTGAACAGACTGGATAATTACAACCTCATCAGTAGAATGAGCCAGGTGGGTGTAAAAGTGGAGAGGGGGGTGATTCCCTTGGGGGGGCTAAATTTCAAGAGGGAGAACACGGAGGGCGCGAGTAAGGACAGCATCAGGGAGGGGGAAGCTaaccaggggggggaagctaatcagggggaggaagcaaacCAGGGGGAGGAAGGCACCATGGGAGAGGAAGGCATGATGGGAGAGGAAGGCACCGTGGGAGAAGTTCCCAGCGGGGGAGTCGCCCCGAACGCTGATATTATCCGCCAGGGAGAAGTCTGCAACGGGGGAGATCTCCCCCAGGAGAACAACCCAGACGACATAAACTCCAGAATAGTGGGAGTGCATTATGACAGAAAGCAGTACAGGTGGAAGGCCACATGGTATACGTCACACGGAAGGAGATGTGCAAAGTACTACCCCATAAAACAGTACGGTTACTTGGAAGCGAAGAAAATGGCCATAGAATGTAGAAGGGCATACAACGCGTacaagaaattaaagaagGGTCCAGAAAATGGAACTGAAGAAGGTGAGTTAAACTTTGATAGCATAATTTTTCCCAAGGAGTACTATATAACTCTATTtgaaaatgatgagaaaaaagatgGGTATTTTTGGAACCCGAAAAAGAATAAGAAGacggggaagaagaacccgTTTTTGGACAATAATGAGAAGCAGAGAAGGCACTACAATGAGgcgttgaaaaaaattaccaataTCAAGTATAAAGACCTTTCTCAATTGGATGAATTTATTGTGAGGAAGAATGACGGCGAAGCGTCTACTTATGCATCCATGGCGATGGGGATGGACCCTTCCGAGAGTTCCCATGTGTTGTTCGCGCCGGCACAGCATCAGCagctggaggaggaggactaCTCCGGGGCGCAGTTGGAAACAGCGGGAATGGGGGCATACCAAAGTGGAACCCGCCACAGTGGATCATACAAGGGTGGATCGTTCAAGGCggcaccaccaccaccccttGCAATGACAACCCCAACTGCAGATTCCACGGCCCCCGGCGCCGTGAGAACTGTTGACAATGCCACCCCTCCCATCCTGGAGAATgaacaaaacgaagaatGGAGCACCCTACAAGGAGTATACAATCAGGGGGGAATTTTCCAAGACAACTGCTGTAATGTGATGAATGGGGAAGGACAACATATGACATCAAACGAATGTTCAGCGAACGTGGCGTCGAATGCTTGTCCTGTACACGTCCCTGCAAATTCATGCTCAGCGCAAAACGTGTCATCCCTTCTTTCGTTGTACTACCTCTCCGAAAATATCCTCAAATTTCAGAAGGGAACCATCAAATGTATTCTACAAGACCTGAGAGATAATTGCCTATCCAATCTGGCATAcgatattaaaaatataaccttTCAGGAGTATTATATGGCCATTCATTACCTGAACAGATATGTGGAGGACTCCAATTGCTAcgatgacattttttttctgttgaaGATTTTGGCcaaaaatttggaaattCGAAAAATTCCTAGCTTGTACAatgaggaggagcagaaggagtTGCTAAATTCGTTGACCGTTATTACCAAGCAGATGAAGAGTGGCTACTCGTACTTCACCCCCGACACTGTGAAGAGTGCCagtgaggggggggaggcggcaCCTGGGATGACGCCGTCCGACCGGTTTTCCTCCGTCATATTTCAGTAG